The following proteins are co-located in the Primulina tabacum isolate GXHZ01 chromosome 11, ASM2559414v2, whole genome shotgun sequence genome:
- the LOC142518931 gene encoding uncharacterized protein LOC142518931 has translation MEGGGEIPVDEIPLARDRGRGRGRPRVRVVDDTFVEQAADQLEQLRMDELVARFHSMHPPRFSGLEGAEKAELWISEIEELFDLIEYPPECRLRLAVHQLKDRAKMWWSTTLMPLDAQRIVPSWDIFKLKFKESYCPPSFYSSKASEFHNLKQGDISVADYADTFYAMLRYDPHVAASQVAVVESFMEGLNDHLHPFVSTNKPLNYLEAVEIAKRAEASLKRSGNRVPTQQHQSGRQQFSSSGSASLRPRGKQFKNPGSSSSSSGNRGGYRYSGPYCDHCGGKHSSNQCVGVQGVCNNCGRPGHFARVCPTKTGKSAQAGSGAQSNRIPAASQSSHQPSCPSHQSIGQGGQQNQSSVHVFALTEDEAQVAPDLPSHFATSG, from the exons ATGGAGGGAGGTGGAGAAATTCCTGTTGATGAGATTCCTTTAGCTCGAgatcgaggtcgtggacgtggtagACCTCGTGTCCGTGTTGTTGATGATACTTTTGTTGAGCAAGCTGCTGATCAGCTAGAGCAGCTTAGGATGGATGAATTAGTTGCGCGTTTCCATTCTATGCATCCACCTCGATTCAGTGGTTTGGAGGGAGCCGAGAAAGCTGAATTATGGATTTCTGAGATTGAGGAATTGTTTGATTTGATCGAGTATCCTCCAGAGTGTCGATTGAGATTAGCTGTGCATCAGTTGAAAGATCGTGCTAAAATGTGGTGGTCTACTACATTGATGCCTTTAGATGCTCAGAGGATTGTTCCATCGTGGGATATATTCAAGCTGAAGTTTAAGGAGAGTTATTGTCCTCCATCATTCTACAGTTCTAAGGCTTCTGAGTTTCATAACCTGAAACAAGGCGATATTTCAGTTGCGGATTATGCGGATACTTTTTATGCTATGCTGAGATATGATCCTCATGTTGCTGCGAGTCAGGTTGCTGTCGTTGAAAGTTTCATGGAAGGATTGAACGATCATCTGCACCCTTTTGTTTCTACCAATAAGCCACTGAATTATCTTGAAGCGGTGGAAATAGCAAAAAGGGCTGAAGCTAGTCTTAAGAGGAGTGGCAATCGAGTGCCTACCCAACAACATCAGTCGGGGAGGCAACAATTCAGTTCATCTGGTTCTGCATCTCTTCGTCCACGTGGAAAACAATTTAAGAATCCTGGTTCTAGTTCTTCGAGTTCAGGGAACCGTGGTGGATATCGCTATAGTGGACCTTACTGTGATCACTGTGGAGGCAAGCATTCCAGTAATCAGTGTGTTGGAGTTCAAGGGGTTTGTAATAATTGTGGTCGTCCGGGtcattttgctagagtctgtcctaCTAAGACGGGGAAATCAGCCCAGGCAGGTAGTGGAGCTCAAAGTAATAGAATTCCAGCTGCGTCCCAGTCTTCCCATCAGCCTAGTTGCCCTTCGCATCAGAGCATAGGGCAAGGTGGTCAACAGAATCAGTCATCTGTTCATGTATTTGCCTTGACTGAGGATGAGGCTCAGGTAGCTCCAG ATCTCCCGAGTCATTTTGCAACATCAGGCTga